One Amphiprion ocellaris isolate individual 3 ecotype Okinawa chromosome 5, ASM2253959v1, whole genome shotgun sequence genomic region harbors:
- the prkcda gene encoding protein kinase C, delta a: MAPFLRIAFNAYDLGVLPPLADPPFCAIKMKEALSTERGKTLVQRKPTMYPAWKASFDAHIYEGRVLEVLLMKTAEEPLAEVTVGVSVLAERCKKANGRAEFWVDLHPSGKVMMAVQYFLEGVDTESKQAAKEEEAPTLNRRRGAIKQAKIHFIKNHEFIATFFRQPTFCSVCREFVWGLNKQGYKCRQCNAAIHKKCIDKIIGRCTGTAANSRDTVFQKERFKIDMPHRFKTYNYMSPTFCDHCGSLLWGLVKQGLKCEDCAMNVHHKCQDKVANLCGINQKLLAEALTQVSQKSSTRRSDPNLPNLPDIGIYDEVSKLAGLDITDASPYGRLWEDSSPRPQSRITHLTRINVDNFIFHKVLGKGSFGKVLLAELKGRGEYFAVKALKKDVVLMDDDVECTMVEKRVLALAWENPFLTHLYSTFQTKEHLFFVMEYLNGGDLMFHIQEKGRFELYRAMYYSAEIICGLQFLHSKGIIYRDLKLDNVMLDHEGHIKIADFGMCKENVFGENRATTFCGTPDYIAPEILLGQKYSFSVDWWSFGVLLYEMLVGQSPFHGDDEDELFESIRMDTPYYPRWINKEAKDLLERLFERDPTRRLGIVGNIRLHPFFKTINWQALERREVEPPFKPKVKAPNDCSNFDREFLSEKPRLSHSDKNFIDSMDQSAFAGFSFINPKMEHLLEK; this comes from the exons ATGGCTCCTTTTTTGAGGATCGCCTTTAACGCGTACGACTTGGGCGTCCTGCCTCCTCTGGCCGACCCGCCGTTTTGTGCAATTAAGATGAAGGAAGCCTTGTCAACTG AACGAGGTAAGACCTTGGTTCAGCGGAAACCTACCATGTACCCAGCCTGGAAAGCCAGTTTTGATGCGCACATCTATGAGGGTCGTGTGCTTGAGGTACTGCTGATGAAGACAGCGGAGGAGCCACTGGCTGAGGTCACTGTTGGCGTGTCTGTCCTTGCTGAGCGCTGCAAGAAAGCAAATGGCCGTGCTGAGTTCTGG GTGGATCTTCATCCATCTGGGAAAGTAATGATGGCAGTGCAATATTTTCTGGAGGGTGTGGATACAG AGAGTAAGCAAGCTGCAAAGGAGGAAGAGGCTCCCACTCTGAACCGTAGACGAGGGGCCATCAAGCAGGCCAAGATCCATTTCATCAAGAACCACGAGTTCATCGCCACATTCTTCAGACAACCtactttctgctctgtgtgcaGAGAATTTGTCTG GGGACTCAACAAGCAAGGCTATAAATGCAGAC AATGCAATGCTGCCATCCACAAGAAATGCATAGACAAAATCATCGGCAGATGTACTGGTACTGCTGCCAACAGTCGGGATACTGTG TTCCAGAAGGAGCGCTTTAAAATTGACATGCCGCACCGTTTCAAGACCTACAACTACATGAGTCCCACCTTCTGCGACCACTGTGGAAGCCTGCTGTGGGGTCTGGTCAAACAAGGCCTCAAGTGTGAAG ACTGTGCCATGAATGTCCATCACAAGTGTCAGGATAAAGTAGCCAACCTTTGTGGTATCAACCAGAAACTACTAGCTGAAGCCCTGACACAAGTCAGTCAG AAATCATCCACTCGACGTTCAGATCCAAACCTGCCTAATCTGCCTGATATTGGAATCTATGATGAAGTTAGCAAGCTTGCTGGACTTGACATCACCG ATGCGTCTCCCTATGGCAGACTATGGGAGGACTCCAGCCCACGGCCACAGTCTCGTATTACCCATCTGACCCGAATCAATGTGGACAACTTCATCTTCCACAAGGTGTTAGGAAAAGGCAGCTTTGGCAAG GTTCTCCTGGCAGAGCTGAAGGGACGTGGGGAGTATTTTGCCGTGAAGGCTCTGAAGAAAGATGTGGTGCTGATGGATGACGATGTGGAGTGCACTATGGTAGAGAAGAGAGTCTTGGCTTTAGCCTGGGAAAACCCCTTCCTCACACACCTTTACTCCACCTTCCAGACAAAG GAGCATCTGTTCTTTGTGATGGAGTATCTGAATGGAGGTGACCTGATGTTTCATATTCAGGAGAAAGGGCGCTTTGAGCTCTACAGGGCCAT GTACTACTCAGCCGAGATCATTTGTGGTCTTCAGTTCTTACATTCCAAAGGGATCATCTACAG aGATCTCAAATTAGACAACGTGATGCTGGATCATGAGGGGCACATAAAGATTGCTGACTTTGGCATGTGCAAGGAGAATGTGTTTGGAGAGAATCGTGCCACGACTTTCTGTGGTACTCCCGACTACATCGCTCCAGAG ATCCTACTGGGACAGAAATACTCGTTCTCAGTTGACTGGTGGTCATTTGGCGTGCTGCTGTATGAGATGCTGGTTGGGCAGTCGCCCTTTCATGGAGATGATGAAGACGAGTTGTTTGAGTCCATCCGCATGGACACTCCCTACTATCCTCGCTGGATCAACAAAGAGGCCAAAGACCTCCTTGAGCGG TTGTTTGAAAGGGACCCCACTCGCAGGCTAGGAATTGTGGGTAACATCCGGTTACATCCCTTCTTCAAGACCATTAACTGGCAGGCCTTGGAGAGGAGAGAGGTTGAACCCCCCTTCAAACCCAAAGTG AAAGCACCAAACGACTGCAGCAACTTTGATCGGGAGTTCCTCAGCGAGAAGCCTCGTCTATCCCACAGCGATAAGAACTTCATAGATTCCATGGACCAGTCGGCATTCGCTGGTTTTTCATTCATAAACCCCAAAATGGAGCACCTTTTAGAAAAGTGA
- the rft1 gene encoding protein RFT1 homolog yields the protein MSSQDILKNASTLASYNVLLQVMFRVLTFLLNAFTLRFVSRELIGVVNVRLTLLYSTLVFLSREAFRRACLSGESATNQSWRPIINLLWLTVPLGVLWAALLACVWLWLLEIPDAETVPYYGPAVVFFALAGVQELLAEPLWVLAQAHMFVRLKVVAESLAMIAKCSVTVVLVVFAREWGLYIFSAAHLVYTGFLVLCYAVYFVRFLGSKEAAKKNFPLQHVRDLLPCRADGEPLVDWTLARLTWSFFKQSFLKQILTEGERYVMTFLNVLSFGDQGVYDIVNNLGSMVARFIFLPIEESFYIFFAKVLERGRDVKSQKQEEVAIAAEVLERLLKLVLVIGLIITVFGYAYSHLALDIYGGSLLSNGAGPSLLRCYSCYVLLLAVNGVTECFVFAAMSQEEVDKYNLVMLALSVSFLFLSYMLTWWAGGVGFILANCLNMGLRIFHSLLYIHRYFQFSQWKPLRGLLPSPLLLLALAVSAVVTAISEAVFCCDSGWLLRLVHIGVGAVCLLGVLGAVLLTETQLIEFVRTQLLPRYRKKQI from the exons ATGAGCTCTCAGGATATACTGAAGAATGCGTCCACTTTAGCATCGTATAATGTGTTGCTCCag GTGATGTTCCGTGTTCTTACCTTCTTACTGAATGCTTTCACTCTGCGGTTTGTGTCCAGAGAGCTGATTGGGGTCGTCAATGTCAG GCTTACACTGCTGTATTCCACATTAGTGTTTTTATCCAGAGAAGCTTTCCGGAGAGCTTGTTTGAGTGGGGAATCAGCGACAAATCAAAGCTGGAGACCAATTATTAACCTACTATGGCTGAC AGTGCCACTTGGTGTGTTATGGGCAGCCCTGCTGGCCTGTGTGTGGTTGTGGCTCCTGGAGATCCCAGATGCTGAGACTGTCCCTTACTATGGTCCTGCTGTGGTGTTTTTCGCCTTAGCAGGAGTACAGGAGCTCCTAGCTGAGCCTCTTTGGGTCTTGGCTCAAGCGCACATGTTTGTTCGACTGAAAGTGGTCGCTGAGAGCTTAGCAATGATTGCTAAGTGCAGTGTAACTGTAGTACTGGTGGTTTTTGCCCGTGAATGGGGCCTTTACATCTTCTCAGCTGCTCAT TTGGTGTACACAGGATTCCTGGTGTTATGCTACGCTGTTTACTTTGTTCGTTTCTTGGGATCTAAAGAAGCAGCCAAGAAGAATTTCCCCCTTCAGCATGTTCGAGATCTGCTGCCCTGCAGAGCTGATGGAGAG CCACTAGTTGATTGGACGTTAGCCCGGCTGACATGGAGCTTCTTCAAGCAGTCCTTCCTGAAGCAGATCCTGACAGAAGGCGAGCGTTACGTCATGACCTTCTTGAACGTCCTCAGCTTTGGAGACCAGGGTGTTTATGATATTGTCAATAATCTGGGCTCCATGGTGGCACGCTTCATCTTCTTGCCAATTGAGGAAAGCTTCTACATCTTTTTTGCCAAAGTGTTGGAGAGAGGACGTGATGTCAAAAGTCAGAAACAG GAAGAAGTTGCTATTGCAGCTGAAGTGCTGGAGCGCCTGCTGAAACTGGTGCTGGTGATTGGTCTGATTATCACAGTGTTTGGCTATGCTTACTCTCACTTGGCTCTGGATATTTATGGTGGCTCTCTGCTGAGTAATGGGGCAG GACCCAGTTTGTTGCGATGCTACAGCTGCTACGTCCTCCTGCTTGCTGTAAATGGTGTTACAGAGTGCTTTGTGTTTGCTGCCATGAGCCAAGAAGAAGTTGACAA GTATAACCTGGTCATGCTGGCTCTGTCTGtgtccttcctcttcctgtcaTACATGCTGACATGGTGGGCTGGTGGTGTCGGCTTCATACTGGCAAACTGCCTTAACATGGGCCTCCGCATCTtccacagcctcctttacatacACCGTTACTTCCAGTTCAGTCAGTGGAAACCTCTGCGAGGCCTGTTGCCCTCCCCACTCCTCCTGCTGGCACTGGCTGTCAGTGCCGTTGTCACAGCAATTTCTGAG gctgttttctgctgtgacAGCGGCTGGTTGCTGAGGCTGGTCCATATCGGTGTGGGCGCAGTGTGTCTGCTTGGTGTGCTT